In one Alnus glutinosa chromosome 14, dhAlnGlut1.1, whole genome shotgun sequence genomic region, the following are encoded:
- the LOC133857049 gene encoding G-type lectin S-receptor-like serine/threonine-protein kinase LECRK3 has product MATISIVFSLLFISFAGGRAQPKQSSHISPGSSLSPSTQNSSWLSPSSRFAFGFYQLQGATDFAVGIWLVGKHNTTVVWTAILDDSLITSNARLDFTKSGMLWLSTERGRHKLIPNATGSVSYAAILDTGNFVLYDKDSNKVWQSFEHPTDTILGGQTLFAGGQLFSSSTKIDHSTGSRFHLKMQAEGNLVLSPTNTGDTKGDIYWSSETWAYFYQFHLYLNNTGSLLIINGTNSYTRKILNENSASSAPNNNTIYRSTLDSDGIFRLYSHAYDESGDFNVSTLWEALKDPCVVKSFCGLNSYCTFNDDLPYCHCLPGTDFVDPNDSSLGCERNFSEAVVCTGGKENEASYSIKRMDNMNWGDRPYSKEPMSTKEECSRSCLEDCYCGAALFDSVSCSKQSLPLRYVRRSTEVETTAIFKIGMTSLIKSNEVRSETTIVQILLVTFGFTALSCVALAISGLSVFKGRILRYRRLLENGNLGLNEEVLLRLFSYNELKRATNGFKEELGKGSFGAVYKGALYKGRRLVAVKRLEKLVEEGEREFQAEMRAIGRTHHRNLVHLLGYCAEGAKRLLVYEYMSNGSLADLLFRAERRPNWDERVRIARDVARGILYLHEECEAPIIHCDIKPQNILMDDFWTAKISDFGLAKFLMPDQTRTFTGIRGTRGYLAPEWYKNTPISVKADVYSYGMVLLEILCCRRNMDLDVSNDDEIILSTWIYKCFVARELHKIVRGEEVDKTTLENMVKVGLWCIQDEPALRPSMKSVLLMLEGITEVSFPPCPAPTSM; this is encoded by the coding sequence ATGGCTACCATATCCATtgttttctcccttctttttatATCCTTTGCAGGCGGAAGAGCTCAACCAAAGCAATCTAGCCATATAAGCCCGGGCTCTTCACTCTCTCCCTCAACTCAAAACTCTTCATGGCTTTCTCCTTCTAGCCGATTTGCATTTGGGTTCTACCAGCTGCAGGGCGCTACTGACTTTGCTGTAGGAATTTGGTTGGTGGGTAAACACAACACAACAGTGGTGTGGACGGCAATTCTTGATGATTCACTGATCACCTCGAATGCAAGGCTTGATTTTACAAAGAGTGGTATGCTTTGGTTGAGCACTGAGCGAGGACGACACAAACTCATTCCTAATGCAACAGGTTCTGTTTCCTATGCCGCCATTCTCGACACTGGCAATTTTGTGCTCTATGACAAGGATTCCAACAAAGTTTGGCAGAGTTTTGAACATCCTACCGACACCATTTTAGGAGGTCAGACTCTGTTTGCTGGAGGTCAACTCTTCTCCAGCTCAACCAAGATTGACCACTCAACCGGATCGCGGTTTCATCTCAAGATGCAGGCTGAAGGAAACCttgttttatccccaacaaacaCTGGAGACACCAAGGGAGATATTTACTGGAGCTCAGAGACTTGGGCTTATTTTTACCAGTTTCATCTTTATCTCAATAATACAGGAAGTCTGCTTATCATCAACGGCACTAATTCATACACACGTAAAATCTTGAATGAAAATAGCGCATCTTCGGCCCCCAACAATAATACAATATATCGTTCTACTCTTGATTCTGATGGAATTTTCCGTCTCTATTCTCATGCCTATGATGAAAGTGGCGACTTCAATGTATCAACTTTATGGGAAGCGTTGAAAGATCCATGTGTTGTGAAAAGTTTCTGTGGTCTCAATAGCTATTGCACATTCAATGACGACCTACCATACTGTCATTGTCTTCCTGGGACTGATTTCGTAGATCCGAATGACAGTTCTCTTGGCTGTGAGAGAAACTTTTCGGAAGCAGTAGTATGTACAggtggaaaagaaaatgaagccTCATATAGCATCAAAAGGATGGATAATATGAACTGGGGCGATCGTCCTTATTCCAAGGAACCAATGTCGACAAAGGAAGAATGCAGCAGGTCTTGTTTGGAAGACTGCTATTGTGGGGCGGCACTGTTCGATAGTGTGTCTTGCAGCAAACAAAGTCTCCCGCTGAGATATGTAAGAAGAAGTACAGAAGTGGAGACCACGGCAATCTTTAAGATTGGTATGACAAGCCTAATTAAGAGTAACGAGGTACGCAGTGAAACAACAATAGTGCAAATTCTTCTTGTGACTTTTGGGTTTACTGCATTGTCATGTGTTGCCCTCGCAATCTCCGGCCTTTCCGTTTTCAAAGGTCGAATTTTAAGGTACCGAAGGCTGTTAGAAAATGGAAACCTGGGCCTGAATGAGGAGGTCTTATTGAGATTGTTTTCATATAATGAGCTCAAAAGAGCAACAAATGGCTTCAAAGAAGAGTTAGGAAAGGGATCGTTCGGAGCAGTTTACAAAGGGGCACTATACAAAGGTAGAAGACTTGTTGCAGTAAAGAGACTAGAAAAACTAGTAGAAGAAGGTGAAAGGGAGTTCCAGGCAGAGATGCGAGCAATTGGGAGAACCCACCACAGAAACCTAGTTCATTTGCTGGGTTACTGCGCCGAGGGCGCTAAAAGGCTTCTGGTTTACGAGTACATGAGCAATGGCTCCCTTGCGGATCTTCTTTTTAGAGCCGAGAGACGTCCAAATTGGGATGAGAGAGTCAGAATCGCAAGGGATGTTGCTAGAGGGATCCTCTACCTACATGAAGAGTGCGAGGCCCCAATTATTCATTGTGATATAAAGCCTCAAAACATTCTTATGGATGATTTTTGGACCGCCAAAATCTCTGACTTTGGGCTCGCAAAATTCTTAATGCCAGATCAAACTAGGACCTTCACAGGAATCAGAGGGACAAGAGGGTATTTAGCACCTGAATGGTATAAGAACACTCCAATTTCAGTGAAAGCGGATGTTTACAGTTATGGAATGGTGCTCTTGGAAATTTTATGTTGCAGAAGGAACATGGATCTTGACGTATCAAACGACGATGAAATTATTCTTTCTACTTGGATCTATAAATGCTTCGTTGCGAGAGAGTTGCATAAGATTGTGCGCGGGGAAGAAGTAGATAAGACGACCTTGGAGAATATGGTTAAGGTTGGACTATGGTGTATTCAAGATGAACCAGCTCTTCGTCCTTCCATGAAAAGTGTCCTCTTGATGTTAGAAGGGATAACTGAGGTATCTTTTCCTCCATGTCCAGCTCCTACGTCCATGTAA